The window TGCCATCCTTGGGACTGACCACTTGTGTATTCTGCTCTTTCTGTTCCCTTTTAGCCTCGagatgtttcttcttctttggttgttgttgttgttgttgtagttgCTGCTGTTGCTGATGGTGTTGCAACCTCTGTATCTGCTCCTGAACGCTTGTTGGGGCCTGTATGGTCACCATATTCTGGAGCTGGTGGGCCTGAATTTGCCCCCCCGTTTGCTGGATCTGGATAGGCAGCTGCAGTTTGATTTGCTGTGGAACTGTGCCACCTTGCTGCTGGGCCTGCGCCTGGATCTGGGCTTGGATCTGGGCTGCAACGTGGGGCGGCAGGGCTGAGAGTAGCTGGACTGGCTGTTGGAGGCCTGGAACGGTGATGAGTTGATGCCTGATTGGAGACTGGACCTGAAtctgaggctgtgtttgaaCTTGAGATTGGGTCTGTGGCTGGAACTGGACTTGGAGCTTTGCTTGGACTTGGCCGTGGGCCTGGACCTGAAGCTGCTGCGGGACGTGGGCCTGTTGCGGTGACTGAACTGAAAACTGGGGTTGGGTTTGGATTTGAGCTTGAACGTGAATCTGCGGTTGTTGCGAGGCCTGAGCCTGAATCTGGGTTTGTTGTTGGAGCTGGACCTGAACCTGGGGATGGAGCTGGGTCTGGATCTGCGCCTGTGGTTGAAGCTGGGTTTGGGCCTGAGACTGGACCTGAGGCTGCTGGGGAGCCTGAGGTTGTGTTTGAGGTTGTGTTTGAAATGAAGCTTGTACCTGGGTGTGGTACTGAGGTTGGACCCTTGGCTGGAGCTGGGCCTGGGTTGAGGACTGGACCTGGGGCAAGCTTTTGGTTTGGGATTGAAACTGCACCTGAGGTTGAATCTGAGTAAGGGGCTGTACTTGGCCTTGAGGTGATTGTTGAGTTTGTGGGTGAATTTGTGCCCGTGGCTGAAACTGAACTCGGACCTGGGGCTGAATTTGAGCTTGCGGTTGGAGATGCATTTGAGGCTGAATGTGTGGCATTTGCTGGACTTGACCAGACggctgaacctgaacctgggcACAAATTTGGGCTGGTGTCTGGGGATGAAGCTGATTATGGGTTTGAGGCTGTGTGGGTCTCACAGTGGATACAACAGAGGAAACTGGTAATCCCTTCATATGAACCTGCACAGCTGAGATGGGCATACGAGGCACCTGCTGCATGGACACAATAGCAGGTTGCTGGAGTTGTGCTTGAGACTGAGGAGTCAGAGATGCCTGAGGCGACGGAGTAATGGGGGAATGTGTGGCGACAGACACCGGGGGAGAAGCAGGGACAGAGGACAAGGCAGGTGGTGTAACTGGAGCTGCGACCTGCTGAGCCGTCTGAACTGAAGTCTGACCTTGAGACGAGGCTGGAGTCCAAACCTGGGGCGGAGCTGCCCTCTGCTCTATGAAAGCTACAACAGAAGGGAGAAGTTAGTGGAAGCACATAAATCAAACAAGACTCAAATAATGCAAGTGACCACAACGAGATGGTGTTGAAGGTGGTCCTCGGGTTCTTTGTTCTTTACCTGGCACTGAAGGTGTTGTACACGTGGCTGTGACTGGTGTGACAACAGCGTTCGCCACAGCTGCGTGAAGGGGAACGGGAGCCGCCGCATGGATGTGGGTTAGAGCTTTAGCTGCGGGTGGAACCGCGATTTGGGCGGACACGACGGCCATGACGGGAGCAGAAACGGGTGCGAGAGCCGGGGTTGGAACTTTGACCGGTGAAGGAAGTGAGACAGAAACGGGCATTTGGGTTGGGTTGATCGTAGCAGCTGCTGCCGAGGCAGGGGATACGGCAGGAGCGGTAGCAGTGACCTGCATCTGGACAGGGGGTGAGGTTAAACCTGGGATAGAGCTGAGGGATTGTGGCTGGACTTGGGACTGGAGGATAGCCTGTGGTGGGAAAGGTAGTGAAGGGAGTGAGCTCGGTGCAAAGGTAGAGACTTGGTGTTGTTGATGAGTCATACTCAGGCTTGCATTCTGTGTTAAGGCAGTGACAGATCTTGGTACATGGGGTTGTGGGGCAACTGCTGGTGGTGTGGAGGATAAAACCTGTGTGACAGGCTGTGGCGAAGCAGGAACAGGAGTGGACATGGGCGATGGAGTAGTGGCTGAAAACTGGGTTTGCAGGGAGGCCTGAGCCACAGTTGTTGACGGAGCAGCCACAGGGGCAGTGGATTGGGTCTGCATGGGAACAGAAGCTGACATGGGGGTTAAACTCTGCTTTAGTGAAGGGCTTGTAACATGTGTGGAGGCAGGCAGAGGGGCTGTCATTTGTGTTTGAGCTAAAGCTGAGGGAGTTGTCTGGACTTGTGCGGGAACTCTCACTGGTGTTGACATTTGAGTTTGAGGGGCCTGGGCCATGATGGGCTTTGTGGTGGGAGAGGTAGTGGGAGGTGAAGTGGATACTGAGGAGGATGGGAGGATGGGAGTGAAGAGGAAGCGCTGGACCTGGCCATTGGGCATGGCTGCCTGCATTAACTGCTGACCAGGACCAGGGATGACCGTAACACCCTGTGGGATGATCTGAAGCTGTCCCTGGGTCTGGCCTTGACCCTGGATCACCACAGTCAGACCTGGGTTTCCTCCCTTAAGAGTTTGAGACAAAAATAATCTCAACTCAAACAAGAAaataaagcaacaaaaaaacggAGTAGGAAAGACATAACAATAGCATCTCTTACCTGTGCTCCCTGCGTCAGCTGCATGAGCTGAGCCATCGTGAGTTTCACTTGACCCTGCTGCGGTCTCTGGGTCTGAGGTGAAGCGACAGGAGACTGCCCAGGGGCTGTGGTCGCAGCACAAGGTGACTGTGCAGGACCTGCTGCTCTTAGAGTAGAAGAGCCGGAGGCAGCTGCGGCTGCAGGCTGACTGCCGCCCATCTGGGTCGCAGCCTGCTGGCCTGGAAAGAATTTAAGATTTTATTTTAGGTTTTCTTCCCGTCAGGCTCGTTAAACAAAAACTGAAGACATTTATTTAAGAATAAAGACCATAAGTTGGACAAGATACCTTGTTGAGCCACGGCTGGACTTCTAACCATTGGGCCCACAGAGGTAGATGGAGTAAGCGCCTGGTTCGCTGCCGTGCCCGCCTGGGTTTTGCTTCCAGCTGCGGTTGCCtagaaaacacaaacaacagtAAAGCCATAAGTAATGGCGCGCTGTATTTCTTAGGTAAAACAGAAAAGGATGGGGTGAAAATCAGAGGACCTGTTGCTGAGTGGCAGACGTGGCAGCTCTCAGGTTGATGTTGCCGGTTGTAGGATGTAGTGTGCTGTACGTTCTCAGGTTAGCAGGAGGCCCGGAGGGGAAAATGCCCAGGACTTTCTGTTCCACCACACCTGCTGGTGGGAACAATTCAGTCAGGAGAGAAGCAAATACGCAACAGATGCTTGTGGATACAAAAAGGTTGAGGATGTACAAAAGTGGCAGAGCATGCactgtgcgtgtgtatgtgtgtttaaaaaaataaaaaaaatactgtccTAACCCAGTTAAAAAGATTACAGAAGTTTAAACAACTGTTGTACCAAAAAGTAACAAAAACAGCAAGTTACGGTGTTAGTTGGGGATGCTTTTCACTcgacaacaaaaagaaaaagaacagacACTGGTGACATCATCCATGCTCAGTGTCCAAAAGGCAGAGTCATGCCTCCCATCTGATACTCTTCCATCCATTTTGGCTCAGCGGAAGACCAAACCTCAGCAAAATGGATGACACTCATGCTCCCTACCTCCTTGAGTGGAAGGCATGTTGAGAGTGACAATCTTGCTGTTAGCGGGCAGCGGTAGTTTGGAGGCGAGGACCTGGCCAGCCACAGTCACTGGGCTGCCAGCGATCTGAAAGCTTTGCTCTGAGGCGGCGATGCCGCCAGCCACCGTGGCCGCCGAGCCGGTGGAGGCTGCAAGACACACCACGCCATCTACGGTCACGTGTACCCAACGAGGGCCACCACAACAGCCAGTGTACAGCTTTTAGGGTCCACTTTAAGGCTCGAGTAAACAAAAAAGGGGCTGAAATATTTAAAACGGCttccaaaaatgttttaaatattaCAATTTGATGACACCACTTTAGAAGCGAGAGTTTTTGTAGGACTGAAAGTGGACACCACAagcgtggtttttttttttttttttaaagtggtgaAAAGAGATGCTGATGTATGGCATGACGCTCCAACACTGAAAATAAACcccataatatatatatttttttttcaaaatgaaggggaataaaactgaaaacaaatgaactaATGGCAGATGATGATGGATGAGGATGGGTGTAACTCGGAACCAACTCCTCGTCTTCCACCTGCTTACCAGTGCTGCCGTTGTTCTGACCCTGTTTCACCCAGGAGGCAAAAGACTGGTGGAAGTTCTTGTCTTGCTGGAATGAAACCGGGGAGCCCAGTTTGGAGGCCAGGACCATCTTGGCTCCAGGTGTTACTTGACCCGTCCTCTGGCCGGTAGAAGCTAGGGTACTGGGAGTGCTGGCTGAGGTGGTGGTTGTCGTGGAAGTGGTGGGAGTCGTGCCCAGTCTCTGCTGCTCAAGACGTTTCTAAAATAAAGAGTatagagggttttttttttttcattttctaaatttcaGTTCAACCCAGATAAACAGTGCACTGCTCTTCTTAAACCTGAAGCCAGAACAATCCGAAGGCACCCGTGTGCGCTCAGTGTGCCGTGTTCTCACCTGCTGGGCAGCCAACCTGGCTTGCTTCAACTGATTCTCCAAATGGGCCTTgacttcctctgctgtcctcagaGTGCTGCCACTCTTGGAGGGGTCTATACCCTGTGACTTCTCCCTCTCCACTCTGACGacaaagaaagaggagaaaatgTGTTGGAGCGGCACTCAGGAAGCAAgcgtaaagaaataaaaaaagaaataaaagaaagttTGTTTCCCACCTCTCTGCAAAAGCTCTGATCTCCCATAGCTCCAGTTCTTCTTCGGGCACCCATGTCTCCACAGCGACAGGTCCGGTCAGCTTGGCTGGTTCCTGCTTCTTGGGCCTCAAGGCACTTGAACGCAGGCCTTTTCTTTGTGGAGTCGGGGTTTCTGCTCATGGAAAATAAGTTTGAAGTTATTATTTCTACAAAATATGGCAGAAACCGTGGGCTAAATCTCAGTATTTCTTCAAATGTGCATAAATATTGCTTTTAATTCCCAACAAACTCTTACCTTTTGGAGTGTCTCTGTTTCCAAGGGGGCAGATGATCTTCCTGATGCAGTATTCTGAGCGGATGCCGTAGGGCCCCACGTCCCTTCGTTTTATGATCTCTGTTGTGATGATGTCGGTGTCTGTGGTTTCTAGAATGGGAATCAAGCCCATCTGTAAATTCTCAGTTACCTGGGCTACAGTAATCCTGAGGCTTCCTCAGGTCAGCGCAGTTTCTTTCTATTTAGGCACTTCAAATATATTAAAATCAAAAAATATTACCATAGTTTATTTGAAGTTAAATGCAAACTAACACAGGAGCTTtccaacaaaggaaaaaaaactaaaaaaaacaataagatGCCCAAAATAGAGTTGACAAATGATATTTCACACCTTTCCGAGTTGTCCCTACAGCAGCAGAGGGCTTCACACCCATGTCGTCCCATCTCAGGCAGGCCCACAGCAGCCTCAGCATCAAACTGACCCCCGCCAATGACCTCACGGTCTGGAGACGGTACCTGAACAGCCAAGGAAGACAAGTCATTTCAGCAATGCTTGTATACAAGCTTTAGTTGACCATCTATGTAACGTCACATCCTACAGACAAAACGTTCTCACAAGGAGAAAAACCGGCGTCTCTATTGTGGTATACAACATAAAAGTATACAACCGGTGACAGCTGACAGCTCTGAATGGAAAGTGTTTTGTATCCAAAACAAGGTCTAAGTAAGAAGGTCTAAATGTGTTACCGACCTCCATGTGATCGCAAAGGTGGGCCGAGGTGAAGGGTATGGCCATATATCCAGGGCGGGCTTGGCGTTGTAGTTGAAGATGAGGACCTCTCTGATGCCCGCCTTCCTCGCCAGCTTCTTCAGGTCATCGTTTGGCAGGACAAAGATGCTCTTCTTGCTGCTCTTGGTCACAAACTTGCGGTAGGACGGCAGAGCCGTGCCCGAGCGCGCCTTCTTGAATTTGGAGAACCTGAGCAGGCTGACTCTATCTCTAGTGGAATACTCTTTGCTAATTGTCATGGAGCTGGCCGCCGTGGACGCAGAGGTGCCCGTTTTGGTGTCGGCAAGTTTCTTCTTCTGGGCGGCAGCCGCTCTTGAGCTCAGCTGGGCGGTAGTGGAAGTGGTGACGGAGGAAACTGAGCTCGCTGCTGCTTGAGACGTTGCTTCAGACTTACAATTGCTGCTGGATGAGTCACGCATGAGGGGATTCTGACTTTCCTTTGGGGGGTTATCAGTGATGGAAGTCTTTAAACCCTCACTACTGGAGCAGTTGTCTGTACTATTACTATTATGGCAAGAAGGGCTTGAAAATTCAGTCTTTGCAGGCACTGAGTCCTCACTATTCACAGCCACATCGCCAGTCTTACTAAGAGATTCTCCTTTTTCCTCCACGTGGTTCTCTAGTTTGGGGACTTTGAGCGGAGGCGGGTGACTGAGGCTCGACACATCGTTTTGTGAGAGATTCCCATTCATCAGAGACTTCACAGGCTCATTCTGAGGCTCCTTGTCATCACCCTGGACTCCAGTGTCAGAGTCTGAGTTGATGTTTTTTCCATTCACCTGCGACACGGCGGTCTTGCTCTGGGCTACCTCCGTGTTTTCTGCGTCACTCTGCCCGCCGCTCTGCTCCATTTCGTCATACCCACGCTTCTTAGCATTCTCTCCCACTCGGGCCAACTCTGGCTTCTGTGCTTTTTCGCTATGTTCTAATGTCTCCGTTTTACAGTTGCTTTTACTGTTGAGTTCAGGTTTTCCATTCACTTCTTTGTGGGTGCCCTCTCCGTTCCCGTGCACATCATTTACTTCAGCCTCTTTGCTGTCGCTAGCTGCTGCAGCGTCTGACTTTGTGGGCTCCTGCTCAAAGTCAAGCTTTTTAACCACGTCGTCTTTTGCTTGTAGgtcttcctccttctcttcgGGTTTAACAGTTGGGGTCACAGCAGGCTGTTTGTAGAATGCCGATCCTTCGGTCTTTACCACAGGTGTGGGCTTCGTGGCAGCCGTTTTGGAGGACAGGGCCGTCTGTCTCATCCGCTCTAGTCTCTGCTTCTCCTCCAAGGTGAACTGTTTTACCCGACGCTCCAAGAGTCCGTCCAGTTTAGACGGCTTTACCTTCTTCTTATAAGCGGTCCGCAGCTGGAAGCCTTCGCTCACATTCACAACGTCGTAGAAGATTTTGGATGCAGCGCTCTCCTCCTTCTTGGGTTGTTCAGATGGCTGGGCTGGTTGTTCTCCGACAGCGGGGCCTTTGCTTTCTACTTCATCTAAGAAAGAATCACAGGTGGCAGTGGATGATAGAAATGTAAACTAACTTGTCCGCAAATGCCCACAAAAAAATGTGCAAAGATAAGGGTAAGATAATCTAAATCAAAACATTTACCTGGAGAAGTTTTCTGGCAGGCGTCAACCTCCATTTTTTCAGCTTCCTTCCCCTCCTCGACATTCTTTTCCTGCTCCGTGTGTGCAGCTGTTTCTTCCTCTTTGGGGGTCTGAGGTTTGCCATCGTCTTCTAAGGAAGAGCTTAGAGACGACGTGGCGACGGGCGGTTGTTCCTCGTTTTCGTCAGCTGGTTTCACGGCGTCCGGCCCCTCGCTTTCTGCCAACTCTTTCTGCACATTCGTGCAAGCGGCTGCATTTTCCTTACTCAGTTTAGCTGCTACTTAGGAAGCAAAGAAAAGGTTttcagatttaacagattcgaTTCAAAAAAGCTTTTGGAAATTACACTACTTCAACAGTTACCCTCCAGTTCTTTGCGGTAGTTCACGTTCGTGTTCCCTGGGAGTTTCGGAACAAATCGCGGCACCCGCGTCTTACTGACCCAACTCCACCCGCCGTATCCTGTCACTCTGTACTCCTCCCCCTTCTGCTTCCACACCTTAAAGAGCACAACAGCATTTGCACAGTTACCACTGAACTAGCTCAGTATGTGTTGACCGAGACCTCCAATAAGAGGCCTGCTGTTTTACCTGGTGTTTGATGGGGATGGTGTACTTCACCCATGTGGCCTGCAGCAAGGTCTCTTCATCCTCAAGTTTTTTCTCTCGCTTTTTCACCTTTTCTTTGTCTTCCCGCTCAATCGAGGTCATGCGATGCAACCTGAAGCagacaaacaagcaaaaaacaaaaacaaaacaaaaaaaaaacatacagaatTTAGTCAAAATctaaaggactgaaaaagaAGCGCAGTCACCGAAACTTTGTTTAGTCTTCTGAACGCAAACAATCTGTGCAGACAACAGGCATGCAGCCGTCCGGCCGGCCCTCTTCTCCTTTTACCTCGTGTGTCCGAGAGAATCTTTCCATACTGGCAGTGTGACCACTGGCTTGATTGCGCACTCCAGAATAGCCAGGGCCAAAGCAAATTCTCTGGCCTTGCTGCACATCTGCACTGCTTTATTCCAGTTGGTCCTgtgaaaacaaaagacaaaccACTTAGAAAaaattttatttacaatttaacAGCAGTGCTGCGGCCTCACAGCTCCTCCCCTCAGGAGCAGCAGAACACTTTCGAGTTGACAGCTCGGAGAGAATTAACGcgttatttatatatttacttGTTCGGCATCTGTGTTTAAACAGTTTTAACTTAGTGACTATTTTCCcctttttaaagacaaaaaaaaaaaaaaaaaaaaaaaaaaaacttaataatGGTAGTCTGGACCCctatttttcaaaaatattttatacTTCTATAATTCATTTACCCCTCCATGCCATCTAAAGTGGTACCAGGTTTTACTTTGGTATCAGTAATGAGCTTGAAGTTCTTGTACCAGAACAACCTCTAGTCACCCAAGCTCTGAGCAACTCTGAGTAACTCTGAGACTAACCTTTTAacacattatattacattagtTGTGTTTGTTGTGCAGCCGGCTGCCTGTCAAACAATTCAGAATTTGGCTAGAACCCGGTCTGAGATGTACCTGTGCGACGCCCAGTTGGGATGCATAAACGGTCCGGGGACGTTGGTTTCCAGCTGGATGATGGTAAGGCGCAGCGTTGAGATGGTGAGACTGCGCGAGCCGTAAATGGAGCCGTTCCATTTGAACTCGGACGCGGTGGTCAGGCTGAACTTGTGGGACAGGTGGCGCCTCTTGTCGTGGTCCTCCCGGTGCTGATGCTTGTTGAGTGCCAGGACGTTGGTGCTGTACTGGTTATGGTAGACCCGGTATTTGCCCTCCTGACCCAGTTTGAACAAGTTGTTTAAATTCACCGTCAGCTCCCTTTTCAAGAAGTTGAGGCGTGAAGAGTCCCCATCAGAGCGTACGGGAGACGACTGAAAAAAGGGGGGCAGACATGTATCATGgtgttaaaaacaaaacaaaacagattctAATGCCTTTATCAGCTGCAAATGTGCTCTTAATTATTGatgttttaatgcttcttcaCACCAGAACTTTGCTTAAGTAAACATCAGTGCCACAGTAACACGCCTCACCTCTTTGCTGCTTCTGGGCATTTGATTTTTCGATTCTTGCCCCGCAGCTCTCTCATTACCGATCCTCTCATTGTACTCCTCTGTCATGTAGAAAGCAGATGACACCATCAGTAAAACAGCAAAGGCAATTTAACCCAACTGTACTACTCCCTAAGCCAGCGTTTTTTTATCGCCTGCATCCCCAAATGtactttttttcctccccctGAGAGCTGACCAGCCCCGCTAACGGTTACCTGTTCCATCCAGGCTGGTGAAAGAGGACTGGGAGGACCTGTCAGCCAGGTCAGGTGGCTGCGCTTTCTTTAGGCTCTCAGATCCAGAAACTTGGCTGCCGTCACCGGCCGCCACCGACGCCGACTGAGATGACTGCTGCTCCGATTGATCTCGCGTTGATGCCTGCGAGTCATCGCGGTGTGTGACTTCGCTGCTAGACTCCGATTTCTGGTCCTCGtctgaaagaaaacaaacaaacaaacaaacaaacaaaaaaaaactgtaaaaacatCCATCAAGACATACTAGGAGAGAGTAAAAGTTATTGCAAGCAATAAGTTGGATGTTAATATGTTTAAGACAACCGCACACAACACTGGCATGAAAACAATGTTCCATTGAGCCTGCTTGCTTCATCGTGAGGAATAAAATCTACATGAGcttatgagcaaaaaaaaaaaaaaaaggagaaaataataaaatgtttagagGATGAGTCAGTGATTCATCCGTCCAGCTAGGGCCCATAAAACCCAACCCATGTTGGACAGGAAAACCGGAACAAGCTTTCAATCTGCTGCACAGACAATTTGAGACTCCAGCTCTGCCTCTGAGTTGTGAGAGCAGATATATATGCAGCTCTTTGTCGACAAGGCAGCAGGTGGGGCTCCCAGGCAGAGAGCCTTTTGTTTGAGCAACGGGAGCCCGACCACACAGCCAGCAATTGGAATGAGAATAAGGGGGCTGCTTGTGGCAGACGTGGCGCGGTAGCTGCTGCCAGGGAGGCCATCTAACACCGTGTCAAAAAGGTGCTTTTCAGGACCATGAGTGCAGGGGACAATGTGAAGCGAATGAATGGAAGAGTTTTGCCTCAAATGCTGAGTGCATCGCCTTTAGTTTTATGATAAAGGAAGAGCAGAAGAGATAGCAGAAAATGgcctgaaggagctgaaggaaAGTTGATAAATAGGGGACAATATCCTCCCAATAATTAAGCAGATTTGTTCATTGTAGCTAATAAGACACGCTCTGACAGGGAGAGAGAGGACAGTTTTCTGTTGTGCAGACAAATGAAACCTTAAGGGGCTTTTTtgatccatttctttttttaaactttatctAAAAATCAACAGATCAAAGGCTCAGTGCAAAGTTTCACACCAGTACAGCAAGAGCTTCTGAGAAATGTAGCAACATTATATGGAAGAAACGAGTAACAGAAAGCAAATTTTAAGGAAGTTCGATAAGAGAAAATCCCCCATGTTTCTGTTGCTAAGCTCCCAGGTAGCGCCAGGACACAATTTCAGACAAAACCTGTACAAATATTCAGATTTTCCACTATTGTTCTCTAATTTGAACAAGGACATGGAAGACAGCAGTTTCTAACTGATCAGTACAATCATCTACAGGAAGGTACAGGAAATAccttttgtgtgtgttcaaaccgaGTCCCAGTAACACTGTAAGAGCAACTGTAAATTTGCGATGCGTATGCACTGGACAGGCAGTTCAGGCAAGTGTTCCCACAATTGGAAGGAGacaagaagatttttttttttttttttttttttttttaaaaggagctACAGCAAGGTAACAAACTCTCAACACAACAAGACAAAAAGATGACATGGTTAGGAGCATAAAGACAGAAAGATGAAAAAGATGGAGGCACAGCCAAGCAGCAGGGTGTGATGTGGAGGCT is drawn from Odontesthes bonariensis isolate fOdoBon6 chromosome 21, fOdoBon6.hap1, whole genome shotgun sequence and contains these coding sequences:
- the bptf gene encoding nucleosome-remodeling factor subunit BPTF isoform X2 yields the protein MRGKRGRPPKPLQTEEPSPATTRGLRPRRNLKPRFRDSGDEDADSPTRETPKSTRKRKAGSVTSTRGRGRGRGGGGGRGGRGGRGGRRTPASKAVVYDDHESDEEDDAVSLRSEEDEFVEEEPQSEEDEALKEDSDCLEDDVLDEEEDDGSYCTESSFRSQSTHASTPGRKKARTARPRTPILEEKDIPFLELPDTSEDLLVPNEELLNATSIYEVLQNFSTVLRLSHFRFEDFCAALIGQEQCTLLAETHISLLKVILREEDSSNTTFGPADLKDSVNSTLYFIDGMTWAEVLRAYCESDQEYHHVLPYLEIDEYPYGPVESKIKVLQFLVDQFLTTNIAREELMSDGSMQYDDHCRVCHRLGDLLCCETCSAVYHLECVKPPLEEVPEDEWQCEICVAHKVPGVTDCVTEAQKSRPYIRQEPIGYDRHQRKYWFLIRRIIIEEDGEHEKKKIWYYSTKAQLQELIESLDKEYWETDLHATLEEMKEEMQAHMDITEDLTNKARGNSKAYLTAINDVLVERLKVKREAQEPKGRAEESKQGAESSSVKPAEDNVEPPSQAADKAAEAAEDASSQVSGQNPSPQLDALVTKSRPDSAGAVRPSCRTAAAAVGPAAEEGCVSDRPASASQDAAGPKTESLESNNETQAAHSESHESRESPPGERQGRTDEDQKSESSSEVTHRDDSQASTRDQSEQQSSQSASVAAGDGSQVSGSESLKKAQPPDLADRSSQSSFTSLDGTEEYNERIGNERAAGQESKNQMPRSSKESSPVRSDGDSSRLNFLKRELTVNLNNLFKLGQEGKYRVYHNQYSTNVLALNKHQHREDHDKRRHLSHKFSLTTASEFKWNGSIYGSRSLTISTLRLTIIQLETNVPGPFMHPNWASHRTNWNKAVQMCSKAREFALALAILECAIKPVVTLPVWKDSLGHTRLHRMTSIEREDKEKVKKREKKLEDEETLLQATWVKYTIPIKHQVWKQKGEEYRVTGYGGWSWVSKTRVPRFVPKLPGNTNVNYRKELEAAKLSKENAAACTNVQKELAESEGPDAVKPADENEEQPPVATSSLSSSLEDDGKPQTPKEEETAAHTEQEKNVEEGKEAEKMEVDACQKTSPDEVESKGPAVGEQPAQPSEQPKKEESAASKIFYDVVNVSEGFQLRTAYKKKVKPSKLDGLLERRVKQFTLEEKQRLERMRQTALSSKTAATKPTPVVKTEGSAFYKQPAVTPTVKPEEKEEDLQAKDDVVKKLDFEQEPTKSDAAAASDSKEAEVNDVHGNGEGTHKEVNGKPELNSKSNCKTETLEHSEKAQKPELARVGENAKKRGYDEMEQSGGQSDAENTEVAQSKTAVSQVNGKNINSDSDTGVQGDDKEPQNEPVKSLMNGNLSQNDVSSLSHPPPLKVPKLENHVEEKGESLSKTGDVAVNSEDSVPAKTEFSSPSCHNSNSTDNCSSSEGLKTSITDNPPKESQNPLMRDSSSSNCKSEATSQAAASSVSSVTTSTTAQLSSRAAAAQKKKLADTKTGTSASTAASSMTISKEYSTRDRVSLLRFSKFKKARSGTALPSYRKFVTKSSKKSIFVLPNDDLKKLARKAGIREVLIFNYNAKPALDIWPYPSPRPTFAITWRYRLQTVRSLAGVSLMLRLLWACLRWDDMGVKPSAAVGTTRKETTDTDIITTEIIKRRDVGPYGIRSEYCIRKIICPLGNRDTPKETPTPQRKGLRSSALRPKKQEPAKLTGPVAVETWVPEEELELWEIRAFAERVEREKSQGIDPSKSGSTLRTAEEVKAHLENQLKQARLAAQQKRLEQQRLGTTPTTSTTTTTSASTPSTLASTGQRTGQVTPGAKMVLASKLGSPVSFQQDKNFHQSFASWVKQGQNNGSTASTGSAATVAGGIAASEQSFQIAGSPVTVAGQVLASKLPLPANSKIVTLNMPSTQGGVVEQKVLGIFPSGPPANLRTYSTLHPTTGNINLRAATSATQQQATAAGSKTQAGTAANQALTPSTSVGPMVRSPAVAQQGQQAATQMGGSQPAAAAASGSSTLRAAGPAQSPCAATTAPGQSPVASPQTQRPQQGQVKLTMAQLMQLTQGAQGGNPGLTVVIQGQGQTQGQLQIIPQGVTVIPGPGQQLMQAAMPNGQVQRFLFTPILPSSSVSTSPPTTSPTTKPIMAQAPQTQMSTPVRVPAQVQTTPSALAQTQMTAPLPASTHVTSPSLKQSLTPMSASVPMQTQSTAPVAAPSTTVAQASLQTQFSATTPSPMSTPVPASPQPVTQVLSSTPPAVAPQPHVPRSVTALTQNASLSMTHQQHQVSTFAPSSLPSLPFPPQAILQSQVQPQSLSSIPGLTSPPVQMQVTATAPAVSPASAAAATINPTQMPVSVSLPSPVKVPTPALAPVSAPVMAVVSAQIAVPPAAKALTHIHAAAPVPLHAAVANAVVTPVTATCTTPSVPAFIEQRAAPPQVWTPASSQGQTSVQTAQQVAAPVTPPALSSVPASPPVSVATHSPITPSPQASLTPQSQAQLQQPAIVSMQQVPRMPISAVQVHMKGLPVSSVVSTVRPTQPQTHNQLHPQTPAQICAQVQVQPSGQVQQMPHIQPQMHLQPQAQIQPQVRVQFQPRAQIHPQTQQSPQGQVQPLTQIQPQVQFQSQTKSLPQVQSSTQAQLQPRVQPQYHTQVQASFQTQPQTQPQAPQQPQVQSQAQTQLQPQAQIQTQLHPQVQVQLQQQTQIQAQASQQPQIHVQAQIQTQPQFSVQSPQQAHVPQQLQVQAHGQVQAKLQVQFQPQTQSQVQTQPQIQVQSPIRHQLITVPGLQQPVQLLSALPPHVAAQIQAQIQAQAQQQGGTVPQQIKLQLPIQIQQTGGQIQAHQLQNMVTIQAPTSVQEQIQRLQHHQQQQQLQQQQQQPKKKKHLEAKREQKEQNTQVVSPKDGIQKQVVVKQNSSAEQLKQRKSLAAAEREENQRMIVCNQVMKFILDKIEKDEKQAAKKRKKEEVVEQKRSKQNATKLTALLYKHKEQLKAEILKKRALLDKELQLQVQEELRRDLARLQKEKEKARAAITQAAAATVKAASTHSAQLTHSTHSPHSTHALTSPPSSHKRKKEDERDKDKNRERDRHHDKNKKRDRDKDKDKDKDKDKDKDRDRYREKDRDRDREKERDPERDRYRDRDKDKEGDRDGEGDSSLPKHKKKKRKLSSTSKDHKKDTKLYCVCKTPYDESKFYIGCDLCSNWFHGVCVGITEKEAKKLEDFVCNDCKRGQDGGSNEELYCICRTPYDESQFYIGCDRCQNWYHGRCVGILQSEATHIDVYVCPQCQSTEDAMTVLSPLTDKDYEGLKRILRSLQSHKMAWPFLEPVDPHDAPDYYRVIKEPMDFSTMETRLQKRHYQKLTEFVADVTKIFDNCRYYNPNDTPFFQCAEVLEAFFVQKLKGFKASRSHNNKLQSSSAS